TAGGCATAAGACCTTTACCACCAAGCAGACGACCCAGTTTACCGACTTCACTCATCATATCAGGTGTAGCTACGCAGACATCAAATTCAAACCAGCCTTGTTGAATTTTGTTGATCATGTCTTGATCACCAACAAAATCCGCGCCAGCAGCTTCTGCCTCTTTCGCTTTTTCACCTTTTGCAAATACAAGCACGCGTTGTGTTTTACCAGTGCCGTGAGGCAGGACAACAACACCACGAACTGCTTGGTCTTGTTTACGCGGGTCTACACCCAGACGAACTGCTGCTTCAACGGTTTCGTCGAATTTTGCAGTCGCTGCCTTTTTCACAAGCTCTACAGCTTCTGAAGGCTCGTAAGTTGCTTCGCTGTTGATCAGCTTAGCAGCTTCTTGGTATTTCTTACCATGTTTAGCCATGAAAATGTTCCTCCTTTGTGGTGTTAGCGGAAATTCCTCCCACATACTTGCGGGTCACGAATGACCGATTCTTCGAAAACTACTAGTCTTCGATTGTGATACCCATACTGCGAGCAGTACCTTCAACCATACGCATTGCAGCTTCTACAGATGCAGCGTTAAGGTCTGGCATTTTTGTTTCAGCAATTTCACGAACCGCAGCGCGGCCGATTTTTGCTACTTTTTTCTTGTTTGGTTCGCCGGATCCTTTTTCTACTTTA
This genomic stretch from Paenibacillus sp. FSL H7-0737 harbors:
- the rplA gene encoding 50S ribosomal protein L1, whose translation is MAKHGKKYQEAAKLINSEATYEPSEAVELVKKAATAKFDETVEAAVRLGVDPRKQDQAVRGVVVLPHGTGKTQRVLVFAKGEKAKEAEAAGADFVGDQDMINKIQQGWFEFDVCVATPDMMSEVGKLGRLLGGKGLMPNPKAGTVTFDVSKAVQEIKAGKIEYRLDKAGQIHAPIGKVSFDAAQLNDNLKALIDALNRAKPAAAKGVYLKGISISSTMGPSARVNTTVFR